Proteins from a single region of Ogataea parapolymorpha DL-1 chromosome IV, whole genome shotgun sequence:
- a CDS encoding SWI5-dependent HO expression protein 4 encodes MENSVTKNELNRVLEQLNKNSGDPNLVKEADGLLKRLYSQLSQTGSEGLNLIPAILGFLQYENLNSVVLAILITLQAKSGKDYNEKLIDSLEDLIELSPRLQVFKVLTQLFTIAPAICHQLFIQNQTLVSYITTETTELINDTIPKSRFSSLLNLFSAACVDELCRIPIADHYSVVPIRALESDDLHVRALGALVILKIWNNIKKETFKDHPNLLLNNLEKVLSEALEHNDPSAVEGLAYLSLNSKSLRDNHSLMAKLTEYLDTEPYGVVCVLANLTRVAKKDQLSQLKNMNREPDNEKQLGDFFKYLLESETIGKVTSLKSVSSRVQEKAVELLYNISTDRNCRPQLIQQGGIGTVVTYLIKSSQNIDYKNGISISKPIENQELRLIAINTLANILSSSNPTAVFMRSELVTPVPFLLEPVIQYDIEINGTKTTSPLSRLEIDNADLFTALVALINLSSVDDMDVKLVPMKLGWPAIGNLMLSANVQIRRCILELLANLIVTPLCMEKFFNWTSEKDENYRNFKILVQLVDLDDRASQLAVLNILANSSDFELVAAVLQKSNMFLDRLFGILQNQYDTDILLRGFYILQNLAGLSDHEVVASYAQKYNLKGILGDLFRNVGDLEVRHMAIDACKRLQQ; translated from the coding sequence ATGGAAAATAGTGTCACTAAAAATGAGTTGAACCGCGTCCTCGaacagctcaacaaaaactCTGGTGACCCGAATTTGGTAAAGGAGGCTGATGGTTTGCTCAAAAGATTGTATTCGCAGCTCTCACAAACAGGATCTGAAGGCCTAAATCTAATTCCGGCAATATTGGGATTTCTTCAGTATGAAAACCTCAACTCGGTTGTGCTTGCCATTTTGATAACGTTGCAAGCAAAAAGTGGGAAGGATTACAATGAGAAACTTATTGACTCTCTAGAAGATCTGATTGAACTCTCACCTCGACTGCAGGTATTCAAGGTTCTGACCCAATTGTTTACCATTGCGCCCGCAATCTGCCACCAATTGTtcatccagaaccagaCCCTAGTTTCCTATATCACTACGGAGACAACAGAGCTCATAAATGACACAATTCCAAAGTCTAGATTTTCTAGCCTTTTAAATCTCTTTTCAGCAGCGTGCGTGGACGAACTGTGTCGAATTCCCATTGCTGACCATTACTCGGTAGTTCCCATCCGCGCTTTGGAATCTGATGATCTCCATGTGCGAGCTCTTGGGGCATTGGTGATCCTCAAGATATGGAATAACATAAAAAAAGAGACGTTTAAGGATCATCCTAACTTGCTTTTGAACAACTTGGAAAAAGTGCTTTCGGAAGCTCTTGAGCACAATGACCCTTCTGCAGTTGAGGGCCTTGCCTATTTGTCTCTGAATAGCAAATCTCTGAGGGATAATCACTCTTTGATGGCGAAATTGACAGAGTACCTGGATACTGAGCCATACGGAGTGGTTTGCGTGCTTGCAAACCTAACAAGGGTTGCCAAGAAAGACCAGCTCAGtcagctgaaaaacatgAACAGAGAGCCTGACAACGAGAAACAGCTTGGTgactttttcaaatatCTGCTGGAATCCGAAACTATTGGTAAAGTCACGAGTCTGAAGTCTGTGTCTTCCAGGGTTCAAGAGAAAGCAGTAGAGTTGCTTTACAACATATCAACAGACCGGAACTGTCGTCCCCAACTTATACAGCAAGGTGGCATTGGCACTGTAGTCACATATCTCATTAAATCGTCTCAAAACATTGACTACAAAAATGGAATTTCGATTAGCAAACCGATCGAAAACCAAGAACTGCGTCTCATCGCCATTAATACGCTGGCAAATATtctttccagcagcaaTCCAACTGCTGTTTTCATGCGTTCGGAGCTTGTGACACCCGTTCCATTTTTGCTTGAGCCAGTAATCCAATACGACATAGAAATCAATGGGACCAAGACTACAAGCCCCCTTTCACGGCTTGAGATTGATAATGCTGATTTATTTACCGCGCTGGTTGCTTTAATCAACCTGTCTTCTGTTGATGACATGGACGTGAAGCTTGTTCCGATGAAACTGGGATGGCCAGCGATTGGCAATCTCATGCTCTCTGCCAATGTCCAAATCAGACGATGTATCTTGGAGCTTCTGGCAAACCTCATTGTGACTCCGCTATGCATGGAAAAGTTTTTCAACTGGACCTCAGAGAAGGATGAGAATTACAGAAACTTCAAGATacttgttcagcttgtcgatcttgacgaTCGCGCATCACAATTGGCAGTATTGAATATCCTGGCAAACTCCAgcgattttgagctggtcgCTGCCGTACTTCAAAAGTCAAAcatgtttctggatcggcTATTTGGAATACTTCAAAACCAGTACGACACAGATATTCTTCTACGTGGATTCTACatcctccaaaatctgGCAGGCTTATCGGACCATGAGGTGGTGGCTTCTTACGCACAAAAGTATAACTTGAAAGGCATACTAGGAGACCTATTTAGAAACGTCGGTGACTTGGAGGTGAGACACATGGCAATTGATGCTTGCAAGAGGTTGCAACAATAA
- a CDS encoding Alpha-1,2-mannosyltransferase — protein MLRPRLQKWIFLALACAVLFYITLFLYETRTTGSEVDIMNFSGSALKNYWTSQHIKEQYFKNGMKGPLTAHDIRKMIQDENAKFAEDREILLRKNKDRHAYKAINVRAPMNKVFQKFAKILKLNRMLFPHPERTITLDGKPVIWETQFEETPYNVLSENRLLEFMEFDPQFVEDLTRKHRNVLSSLPKRAVDFYHGTGYTMVGGGMYTWYAYLSIRSLRKTGSTLPVEVVIPQDSQYEPKLCDEIFPNELNATCVRLSQVLGNDTLKSLGELKGYQLKSFAMLASSFEDMMYLDSDNFAVSNPDHLFESNLYKKFRLVTWPDFWRRTSSPLLYKILNIKIGNFPVRRLNDFFTPTEKYVTKEELIEVEDKINFHDRLGTLPEWTSESGQILINKREHFNTLLLSLYYNFDGPAGYHPLLSQGGAGEGDKETLVLAAHVLRKPHYQVYRKPDKLYGTFIKHAKFFVDSTIVQFDPVVDYETLKKAVKKNIQNMDNLQSSYVYSYMHAFGNFAFEDSPGKPLFYHIHNPKMNPFDYVEKNLFTDPNDKELRNFGKNFPQIGYDIELWIWELVLETLCERKLEFAEFRDRDMAQICNSSLITGRLEYLRKTGAELLGGSQVPQIDVTEDSELDQYIFDKISETQKYKNIE, from the coding sequence ATGCTGCGTCCCagacttcaaaaatggATATTTCTGGCCCTGGCGTGTGCAGTGCTATTCTACATCACGCTGTTTCTGTACGAGACACGCACCACGGGCTCCGAGGTGGACATAATGaatttttctgggtctgCACTGAAGAATTACTGGACTTCCCAGCACATCAAGGAACAGTACTTCAAGAACGGTATGAAAGGCCCTCTCACCGCTCATGACATCAGAAAGATGATTCAGGACGAGAATGCGAAGTTCGCCGAGGACCGGGAGATTTTGCTGCGGAAAAATAAGGATCGCCATGCCTACAAAGCCATAAACGTCCGTGCTCCGATGAACAAGGTGTTCCagaagtttgccaagattCTTAAGCTGAACAGGATGCTCTTTCCTCATCCCGAGCGCACCATCACGCTCGATGGCAAGCCAGTCATTTGGGAAACCCAGTTCGAAGAGACTCCTTACAACGTTCTCTCAGAAAATCGGCTTCTCGAGTTCATGGAATTTGACCCCCAGTTCGTGGAAGACCTTACCCGCAAGCACCGCAACGTTCTATCGAGTCTTCCCAAACGCGCGGTGGATTTCTACCACGGAACAGGATACACCATGGTTGGCGGTGGAATGTATACCTGGTATGCGTATCTGTCGATTAGATCACTGAGGAAAACCGGCTCGACACTGCCGGTCGAGGTTGTCATTCCCCAGGACAGCCAATACGAGCCGAAACTGTGCGACGAGATTTTTCCAAACGAACTAAACGCAACTTGCGTGAGACTTTCGCAGGTCTTAGGAAACGACACTCTGAAGTCGCTGGGAGAATTAAAAGGGTACCAACTCAAGTCTTTTGCGATGTTGGCGAGCTCATTCGAGGACATGATGTACCTGGACTCGGACAATTTTGCCGTGTCAAACCCAGACCATTTATTTGAGTCGAATCTGTACAAGAAGTTCCGCTTGGTGACCTGGCCCGACTTCTGGAGAAGGACCAGCTCTCCGCTTCTGTACAAGATCCTGAACATCAAAATTGGTAATTTTCCAGTGCGGCGACTCAACGATTTCTTCACGCCAACAGAAAAGTACGTTACGAAGGAAGAGCTGATTGAAGTcgaggacaaaatcaatTTCCATGATAGACTGGGTACGCTTCCCGAGTGGACCTCTGAAAGCGGCCAAatcctcatcaacaaaaGGGAGCATTTCAACACGCTTTTGCTGTCATTGTATTACAATTTCGACGGCCCCGCTGGCTACCATCCGCTGCTGTCCCAGggcggagctggagaaggcGACAAGGAGACGTTGGTTCTGGCAGCCCACGTTCTCAGAAAACCTCACTACCAGGTTTATCGCAAGCCTGATAAGCTTTACGGCACGTTTATCAAGCACGCAAAGTTTTTTGTGGATTCGACCATTGTTCAATTTGATCCTGTAGTCGACTACGAAACTCTCAAGAAAGCTGTGAAAAAGAACATACAGAACATGGACAATTTGCAGAGCTCGTATGTCTACAGCTATATGCATGCGTTCGGAAACTTCGCGTTTGAAGACTCCCCCGGAAAACCTTTGTTCTACCATATTCATAATCCGAAGATGAATCCTTTCGACTATGTCGAAAAAAATCTATTTACAGACCCAAATGATAAGGAGCTCCGCAATTTTGGGAAGAACTTCCCTCAGATCGGATACGACATTGAGCTCTGGATATGGGAGCTGGTGTTGGAAACGCTGTGCGAGCGGAAACTGGAGTTTGCTGAGTTTAGAGACAGAGACATGGCGCAGATTTGCAATAGCTCTCTTATAACGGGACGATTAGAGTATCTCAGAAAAACAGGCGCGGAATTGCTGGGCGGGTCTCAGGTACCACAAATTGATGTGACTGAAGACTCTGAATTAGATCAGTACATTTTTGACAAGATCAGCGAGACACAGAAATACAAGAATATAGAATAA
- a CDS encoding Golgi apparatus membrane protein TVP38 has protein sequence MNLRQDLTGAWETAQTYLANARDWFTQLVLWKKLLILAIPVAYIIVHILASRYYSGLVHKMVEVADRWASWGLHGKLLLFMLVVTVSFPPVIGYSALSLLTGMVYGFAGWPIIASATLLGSTLSFLLCRRWLQPYAVWCMHRNVKLKVFVSALNDEKAPYWQNFGLMCLVRLCPLPYSLSNGALAAIPTLEPSIYVGATAATSPKLFVPIFSGYQLRKMMQDGRSPGMQTVDFLGMVIAPLSFVAVIYVIYNRVSRKLESHEIDELSNLGLEDA, from the coding sequence ATGAATTTGCGACAGGACCTCACTGGAGCGTGGGAGACGGCACAGACTTACCTAGCAAATGCCAGAGACTGGTTTACGCAGCTTGTCTTGTGGAAGAAACTGCTCATTCTCGCCATTCCCGTCGCATACATTATTGTCCATATCTTGGCGTCCAGATACTATTCTGGCCTTGTGCACAAGATGGTCGAGGTGGCAGACCGCTGGGCATCGTGGGGGCTCCACGGAAagttgctgctgttcatGTTGGTCGTGACAGTCAGTTTCCCGCCCGTTATTGGCTATTCAGCGCTGTCCTTGCTGACAGGCATGGTCTATGGGTTTGCTGGCTGGCCGATCATTGCCTCTGCAACACTACTTGGCTCGACGCTGTCGTTTCTGCTCTGCCGTCGCTGGCTACAACCGTACGCCGTTTGGTGCATGCACCGAAACGTGAAGCTCAAGGTGTTCGTGTCTGCTctcaacgacgagaaggCCCCGTATTGGCAGAACTTCGGCCTGATGTGTCTGGTCCGGCTGTGTCCACTTCCCTACTCGCTCTCGAACGGGGCTCTGGCGGCAATCCCGACCCTGGAACCCAGCATTTACGTGGGAGCCACGGCTGCAACCAGTCCGAAATTATTTGTTCCCATATTTAGCGGCTACCAACTACGAAAGATGATGCAAGACGGACGAAGCCCAGGAATGCAGACAGTGGATTTCCTCGGCATGGTGATCGCCCCATTATCGTTTGTGGCCGTGATTTACGTGATTTATAATCGTGTTTCACGAAAATTAGAGTCACATGAAATTGATGAACTTTCCAATCTGGGCTTGGAGGATGCTTAG
- a CDS encoding Paxillin-like protein 1 codes for MSYKDLQPPELKTLPEFMRAPSPQIRFHSPFPPLTTTKRVRSVMERAGFEVYRPDRPRSSGNRSTPNLSSHRNFTAPGTLATQRHHDSDPQIQHKMMTKDGDKSTTSLPLDAGLDQIKQRTASAGASFPNTRRDPLAKFQLGDASVDTSTGSLGHASKLPSAADRASAHSGSPSRRSRGLSGMSQASEKSGNSLNFGPKPMVPQIITSSASSPIHSTSPAPTSNPPPQPPPDVLATPPLGPSTLQPNDTPLSKSTMNTTEEEFEDANSSIDAFDAKFEAENDDSVEQLLSMRKELSPTLKVDLQIPQLNPRPTDSMTSSIYNAQDIQRLNNMQSPEFKIYNTQEDDRQNDMSTIQEDTEYDDSVAQVTNRMSRLETGSQNSVKSPKKAPSVVKFNPGEGPCRKCGLPIATGQKSIWSKDQQLSGQWHRKCFSCTTCSKPFSKGESCYVHQDFPYCELHFHEKNGSLCTFCGQGIEGECLSNEHGELFHVHCLSCSECGVTIRTDYFVFQDKILCENDGAKLLGESGGLDERTARRHTRLLYL; via the coding sequence ATGAGCTACAAAGATCTTCAACCGCCAGAACTGAAGACTCTGCCGGAGTTCATGAGGGCCCCAAGCCCCCAGATACGGTTCCACTCTCCGTTCCCGCCACTAACAACCACCAAGAGAGTGCGCTCGGTGATGGAGAGAGCGGGTTTTGAGGTGTATCGTCCAGACCGTCCCCGATCCTCAGGCAACCGCTCGACGCCCAATCTGAGCAGCCACAGAAACTTCACGGCGCCAGGAACGCTCGCTACACAGCGCCACCACGACTCTGATCCCCAGATCCAGCACAAAATGATGACGAAGGACGGAGACAAGAGCACAACCTCGCTGCCTCTTGACGCCGGGCTCgaccagatcaaacagaGAACTGCCTCTGCCGGAGCGTCATTCCCAAACACACGCAGAGACCCGCTGGCCAAATTCCAGCTGGGAGACGCATCTGTGGACACCAGCACAGGGTCATTGGGGCACGCATCCAAGCTGCCTTCTGCCGCAGATCGTGCCAGTGCACACAGTGGCAGTCCCTCCAGACGCTCCAGAGGCCTATCGGGTATGTCTCAGGCGTCCGAGAAGTCTGGAAACTCTCTCAATTTCGGACCAAAGCCCATGGTTCCTCAAATTATCACGTCCTCTGCAAGCTCGCCAATCCATAGCACGTCTCCGGCGCCTACATCCAATCCGCCACCTCAGCCGCCACCAGACGTTTTGGCAACTCCTCCTCTGGGGCCCTCGACGTTGCAGCCTAACGATACACCTCTGTCGAAGTCCACGATGAACACGACGGAGGAGGAGTTCGAGGACGCCAAttcgtcgatcgacgcgttcGACGCCAAGTTCGAGGCTGAGAATGACGACTCGGTGGAACAGCTGCTTTCGATGCGCAAGGAGCTGTCGCCAACTCTAAAGGTCGATCTGCAGATCCCGCAGCTGAACCCAAGACCGACAGACAGCATGACATCGTCCATATACAATGCACAAGACATCCAGAGGCTGAATAATATGCAGAGCCCGGAGTTTAAGATATACAACACACAGGAGGACGACCGCCAGAACGACATGTCGACGATCCAGGAGGACACAGAGTACGACGATAGCGTGGCACAGGTGACCAATAGAATGTCCAGGCTGGAGACCGGAAGCCAGAACTCGGTCAAGTCTCCGAAAAAAGCTCCTTCTGTCGTCAAATTTAACCCGGGAGAAGGACCGTGCAGGAAATGCGGGCTGCCAATTGCAACGGGCCAGAAGTCGATCTGGTCCAAGGACCAGCAGCTGTCTGGCCAGTGGCACAGAAAATGTTTTTCGTGCACCACGTGTTCGAAGCCGTTCTCGAAAGGCGAGTCCTGCTACGTGCACCAGGATTTCCCGTACTGCGAACTACACTTCCATGAGAAAAACGGCTCGCTGTGCACTTTCTGTGGACAGGGAATCGAAGGCGAGTGTCTGTCGAATGAACATGGCGAGTTGTTCCATGTACACTGTTTAAGCTGTTCCGAGTGTGGAGTGACAATCAGGACTGATTACtttgttttccaggacAAGATCCTGTGCGAGAACGACGGAGCCAAATTATTAGGAGAGTCCGGCGGCTTGGACGAACGCACAGCAAGAAGACACACCCGGTTGTTGTACTTATAA
- a CDS encoding Triacylglycerol lipase involved in triacylglycerol mobilization and degradation, which translates to MDVKEMAFDQTANPFERITERLITKRVADLEEQNRASASLWGLVLNKVAKVLRDVPLIKHCIGPPDEATAQINRLTAQQRAATSYAEWYETSVKLDALMEKDVWKKQEESDLYDWQLVKMRLLELRDARLNGDYSRMLYLIRTTWTRNMANMDNINLYRHSFVGTKKLIEEYILECQQCLAALTRQDCPLDDTYVLAMLMQTRKNYGRVAITMSGGSCFGMLGMGVFSTLLELDLLPKIVSGSSSGSILSSIICSKTTPEILSLLESITSSKFEVFGKDDNPETFLTCLARLLKYGTWFDNSHLRATMREILGDLTFRGAYNRTGRILNITVSPVSVHEQPTLLNYLTAPNVLIWSAVCASCSLPGIFPSSAIYEKSVKTGEIHEWSDTMVKFLDGSVHSDLPIRRLSEMFNVNHVIACQVNPHVVPFLKMSVQCVGGEIENEYSAKLKQILNNTCELLTAEAIHYFELAAELGVATNFSTKMRQILSQPYSGDITILPEIRFNEMNKLLVNPTPEFLLDALVRGARATWPKISIIKNHCSLEFALDKAISKLRSKLISTPSRQLTYLPVSLINNLENPVQGTEQNKPRKRRVHQRRRSESLAVGSLREQRMRSNTIFPSRRPTATSTPLKRQIRRHPSIPLLNIPKTASETQRSLPTSPYAVKSKGAAVHRSSSWLSTSSCGTPKTGIFNDTSASPPNSTQSVMDSRSADGSIGQDDVKNTLDYPV; encoded by the coding sequence ATGGATGTGAAGGAGATGGCCTTCGACCAGACAGCCAACCCGTTTGAGCGAATCACGGAGCGGCTGATCACGAAGCGCGTCGCCGACctggaggagcagaacaGGGCGTCCGCGTCGCTGTGGGGGCTGGTTCTGAACAAAGTTGCCAAGGTCCTCCGTGATGTCCCCCTCATCAAACACTGTATTGGCCCGCCCGATGAGGCCACCGCGCAGATTAACCGGCTGACCGCACAACAGCGCGCCGCCACAAGCTATGCAGAGTGGTACGAGACCAGCGTCAAGCTCGACGCGCTGATGGAAAAGGACGTCTGGAAAAAACAAGAGGAGAGCGATCTGTACGACTGGCAGCTGGTCAAGATGCGGCTGCTAGAGCTGCGCGACGCCCGTCTCAACGGCGACTACTCCAGAATGCTCTACCTAATCCGCACAACTTGGACCAGAAACATGGCCAACATGGACAACATCAATCTATACCGCCACTCGTTTGTGGGCACCAAAAAGCTGATCGAGGAGTACATCTTGGAGTGCCAGCAGTGTTTGGCGGCACTTACCCGGCAGGACTGTCCGTTGGATGACACGTACGTGCTGGCGATGCTGATGCAGACGCGCAAGAACTACGGCCGCGTGGCCATCACGATGAGCGGCGGCAGCTGTTTCGGGATGCTGGGCATGGGTGTTTTCTCaacgctgctggagcttgACCTGCTGCCCAAGATTGTGTCGGGCTCGAGCTCAGGCTCGATTCTGAGCTCCATCATCTGCTCCAAGACCACGCCCGAGATCCTGAGCCTGCTGGAGTCGATCACGTCCAGCAAGTTCGAGGTGTTCGGCAAGGACGACAACCCAGAAACGTTTCTCACGTGTCTGGCCCGGCTGCTTAAGTACGGCACCTGGTTCGACAACTCGCATCTGCGCGCCACCATGCGAGAGATCCTCGGCGACCTCACTTTCCGCGGAGCGTACAACAGAACAGGCCGCATTCTCAACATCACCGTGTCGCCCGTGTCCGTGCACGAACAGCCCACGCTGCTCAACTATCTTACCGCGCCCAACGTGCTTATCTGGTCTGCTGTCTgtgccagctgctcgctgCCCGGGATCTTCCCGTCTTCGGCCATCTACGAGAAAAGCGTGAAAACTGGAGAAATCCACGAATGGTCAGATACCATGGTCAAATTTCTCGACGGCTCGGTCCACTCAGACCTGCCAATTAGAAGGCTGTCCGAGATGTTCAACGTCAACCACGTGATCGCGTGCCAGGTCAACCCGCACGTCGTGCCGTTCCTCAAGATGTCTGTGCAGTGTGTTGGCGGCGAGATCGAAAACGAGTACAGTGCAAAATTGAAACAGATCCTCAATAACACGTGCGAGCTGCTCACTGCAGAGGCCATTCACTACTTTGAGCTTGCGGCAGAGCTTGGCGTTGCCACCAATTTCTCCACGAAAATGCGCCAGATCCTGTCGCAGCCGTACTCGGGTGACATCACCATCCTGCCCGAGATCCGCTTCAACGAGatgaacaagctgctggtcAACCCGACCCCGGAGTTTTTGCTCGACGCTCTCGTGCGAGGTGCCCGCGCCACATGGCCCAAGatctccatcatcaagaaccaTTGCTCGCTCGAGTTTGCGCTCGACAAGGCCATCTCCAAGCTGCGCTCCAAACTTATTTCCACGCCCAGCAGACAGCTCACGTACCTGCCCGTCTCgctcatcaacaacctcgaAAACCCTGTCCAGGGCACAGAACAGAACAAACCGCGCAAACGTCGTGTCCACCAGCGCCGCAGATCCGAGTCTTTGGCCGTCGGCAGCCTCAGAGAACAGAGAATGCGCTCCAACACGATCTTCCCGTCGCGCAGACCAACTGCCACGTCTACGCCGCTAAAACGCCAAATCCGCCGCCATCCAAGCATCCCGCTGCTGAACATCCCTAAAACCGCGTCAGAAACGCAAAGGTCGCTGCCGACATCGCCGTATGCCGTGAAATCCAAGGGTGCCGCCGTCCACCgctcaagcagctggctgTCGACGTCCTCGTGCGGGACTCCCAAGACAGGCATTTTCAACGACACCAGCGCGTCGCCGCCCAACTCGACGCAATCGGTGATGGATTCGCGCTCGGCAGACGGCTCGATCGGCCAGGACGACGTCAAGAACACGCTCGACTACCCGGTTTAG
- a CDS encoding Sorbose reductase SOU1: MTQDEIVTSLIHANDPTPLPKPPPAHIMERSIMDLFSLRGKVCVVTGAARENGIGFAAAQAYCEAGCEVLCIWDYSDATETCEKLALKYGTKTKAYRVNVASSKNVAETTNAVVEEFGRIDVFVANAGVVWETGSILEDINDDDKSWHRVVDVDLNGVYYCAKNVGKVFKKQRSGSLVITASMSGMIVNVPNYQMPYNAAKAGCIHMAKSLGVEFSAFNARVNCVCPGYMDTGLSDFLDKKILNVWYQMSPMGRQGVAKELAGAYLYLASDASSFTTGSAMVCDGGFTCP, from the coding sequence ATGACCCAAGACGAGATCGTCACCTCTCTGATCCACGCCAACGACCCTACACCGCTGCCTAAACCGCCTCCAGCCCATATCATGGAAAGGAGCATCATGGACCTTTTCTCGCTCAGGGGCAAGGTCTGTGTGGTGACCGGTGCTGCTAGAGAGAACGGAATTGGCTTTGCGGCCGCCCAGGCGTACTGCGAGGCTGGCTGCGAGGTTCTGTGCATCTGGGACTACTCCGATGCCACCGAGACGTGCGAGAAGCTCGCGCTCAAGTACGGAACCAAAACAAAGGCCTACAGAGTGAACGTTGCGTCATCGAAAAACGTTGCCGAGACCACCAACGCCGTGGTGGAAGAGTTCGGCAGAATCGACGTGTTTGTCGCCAACGCCGGCGTTGTCTGGGAGACCGGCTCGATCCTGGAGGAcatcaacgacgacgacaagaGCTGGCACCGTGTGGTCGACGTCGATCTGAATGGAGTGTACTACTGCGCCAAGAACGTCGGCAAGGTGTTCAAGAAGCAGAGATCCGGCTCGCTCGTCATCACCGCCTCGATGTCGGGCATGATCGTCAACGTGCCTAACTACCAGATGCCATACAACGCTGCCAAGGCCGGCTGTATCCACATGGCCAAGTCGCTCGGTGTCGAGTTTTCCGCCTTCAACGCCAGAGTCAACTGCGTGTGTCCAGGCTACATGGACACCGGACTGTCCGACTTCCTCGACAAGAAGATTCTCAACGTGTGGTATCAGATGAGTCCTATGGGCAGACAGGGTGTTGCGAAGGAGCTGGCCGGTGCATACCTTTATCTGGCATCCGATGCGTCCAGCTTCACGACCGGCTCTGCGATGGTGTGCGATGGCGGATTTACTTGTCCATGA